CGGCCTTCTTCTCCAGCTCCGCACGGTACGCGTTGTTCACCTCGTAGCGGTGACGGTGGCGCTCCTCGACGTACGGCTCGCCGGCGTAGGTCTCGCGGACGACCGAGCCCTCGGCGAGCTTCGCCGGGTAGAGGCCCAGGCGCATCGTTCCGCCCAGGTCGCCGGCGCCCTCGACGTACGCCAGCTGCTCCTCCATCGTGGAGACGACGGGGTGCGCGGTGGCGGGGTCGAACTCGGTGGAGTTGGCCTCGGGGATGTCGGCCAGGTTCCGCGCGGCCTCGATCACGATGCACTGCAGGCCGAGGCAGATGCCGAGCAGCGGCACCTTGTTCTCGCGGGCGTACTGGATGGCGCCGACCTTGCCGGAGACGCCGCGGTCGCCGAAGCCGCCGGGGATGAGGATGCCGTCGACGTCGCCGAGCTGCTTGGCGGCGCCGGCCGGGGTCTTGCAGTCGTCGGAGGTGACCCACTTGACCTTGACCCGCGCCTTGTTGGCGAAGCCGCCGGCGCGCATGGCCTCGGTGACCGACAGGTAGGCGTCGGGCAGGTCGATGTACTTGCCGACGAGCGCGACGGTGACCTCGTGCTCCGGGTTGTGGACGCGGTCCAGGAGGTCCTCCCAGACGGTCCAGTCCACGTCGCGGAAGGGCAGGTCGAGCTTGCGGACGACGTAGGCGTCCAGGCCCTCGGTGTGCAGGACCTTCGGGATGTCGTAGATCGACGGGGCGTCGATGGCGGCGACGACCGCGGCCTCGTCGACGTCGCACATCAGCGAGATCTTGCGCTTGATGGCGGTCGGGACCTCGCGGTCGGCGCGCAGCACGATCGCGTCGGGCTGGATGCCGATGTTGCGCAGGGCGGCGACGGAGTGCTGGGTCGGCTTGGTCTTCAGCTCGCCGGAGGGGCCGATGTAGGGCAGCAGCGAGATGTGCACGACGAAGACGTTGTCGCGGCCGACCTCGTGGCGGACCTGACGGACGGTCTCCAGGAAGGGCAGCGACTCGATGTCGCCGACCGTGCCGCCGACCTCGGTGATGACGACGTCGACGTCGTCCGTCGCCATGCGGCGGATGCGGCCCTTGATCTCGTTGGTGATGTGCGGGATGACCTGCACGGTGTCGCCGAGGTACTCGCCGCGCCGCTCCTTGGCGATGACCTGCGAGTAGACCTGGCCGGTGGTGACGTTGGCCGAGCCGTCGAGGTCGACGTCGAGGAAGCGCTCGTAGTGGCCGATGTCCAGGTCGGTCTCGGCGCCGTCGTTGGTGACGAACACCTCGCCGTGCTGGAAGGGGTTCATCGTGCCCGGGTCGACGTTCAGGTACGGGTCGAGCTTCTGCATCGTGACCCGCAGGCCGCGGGCCTTGAGGAGCGCACCCAGGCTGGAGGCGGTGAGCCCCTTGCCGAGCGAGGAGGCGACACCCCCGGTGACGAAGATGTGCTTGGTCGTCGTGGTGTTGGGCGGCATCGCCAAGAGGGGGCTCCCGTGGTCGCGTTCTGGAGGTGCGTACCGGCGTCCCCTCCGGAAGAATCGGGGGGTGCCGTCGCTGCGGTTTCGGGGTCCTCGGCTGTCGCCGTTTCCCACCGGTCCACGGGGTACCAGGGTATCAGCGACATCGGGAGACCGCTTCCGGCCACACGCGGCAGTCGGGTGTTCACGGACGGCGACGTGGCCGTCGGGGGCGGGGGAAGGCGCAGCTCACCCGTGTGGAGCAGCGCGCCGCTCGTGTGATCACTACGGTCGCCGGGGCGGCACGTATCCTGCTCGGACATCGCCCGCCGGGCAGGACCTGCATCGCCCGCCGGGCAGCCCGGCGTCCCCGCCGAGCAGGCCGGCATCGCGTCGCGCGGGCCGGCATCGCGCCGCGCAAGGCGGGCATCCCCGTCGCGCAGGTCTGCGCGTCCCGCACACTGGCTTTGCTGAGACCGCACAGACATCGCAGACATCGCGCACATCAGTAGCAAGCGCCCCTAGGGGCGGACGTGGCCGTTCGACTGGAGTGAAGCACGTGGCCGGGCGCATCGAGGATTACGCACTCATCGGAGACATGCAGACCGCCGCCCTGGTCTGCCGGGACGGCAGCGTCGACTGGCTGTGTCTCCCCCGCTTCGACTCGCACGCGGTCTTCGCCGGGCTGCTCGGCACCGAGGAGCACGGATTCTGGCGGGTGGGCCCGGCGGGTCCGGCGGACGCCGAGCCCGCCCCTGCCGACCGGCGCCGCTACCGGGGCGACTCGCTGATCCTGGAGTCCGAGTGGGACACCCCGCGCGGCACGGTCCGGGTGACCGACTTCATGCCGCCGCGCGACGGCGCGCCGCAGCTGATCCGGATCGTCGAGGGCATCTCGGGCCGGGTGCGGATGCGTTCCTCGCTGCGGATGCGGTTCAGCTACGGCCGGATCGTGCCCTGGGTGCACAAGGTCGGGGAGCGCACGGTCGCGGTCGCCGGACCCGACTCGGTGTGGCTGGACGCGGACGCGGAGACCCACGGCAAGGACCTGACGACGTACTCCGAGTTCATGGTCACGCCCGGGGAGCGGATCACGTTCACGCTCTCCTGGCAGCCCTCCCACAAGGAGCCGCCGGCGCTGCCGGACCCGGAGGGCGCCCTCGAGGCGACCGCCGACTTCTGGAGCGAGTGGGTCGAGCACTGCACGTACCACGGCCCCTACCGGGAGGCGGTGATCCGCTCGCTGATCACCCTGAAGGCGCTGACGTACGCGCCGACCGGCGGGATCGTCGCCGCGCCGACGACCTCGCTGCCGGAGGAGATCGGCGGCGTACGGAACTGGGACTACCGCTACACCTGGCTGCGGGACGCGGCGATCACCCTCTCCTCGCTGCTGCGCACCGGCTACCGGGAGGAGGCCCGCGCCTGGCGCGAGTGGCTGCTCCGCGCGGTCGCGGGCGACCCGGAGAACCTGCAGATCATGTACGGCATCGCCGGCGAGCGGGAGCTCGGCGAGCAGGAGCTGGACTGGCTGCCGGGGTACGAGAACTCGGGCCCGGTCCGGGTCGGCAACGGCGCGGCGGGCCAGCTCCAGCTGGACGTGTACGGCGAGGTCACGGAGGCCCTCCACCTCGGGCACATGACGGGCCTGTCCCGCAACGACTATGCCTCCCTGCTCCAGATCAAGCTGATCAACTACCTGGAGAAGCACTGGGACCAGCCCGACGAGGGCATCTGGGAGGTCCGCGGTCCGCGCCGCCACTTCGTGCACTCCAAGGTGATGGCCTGGGTGGCCGTGGACCGCACGATCAAGCTGATCGAGTCCGGGGACGCCGACGGCCCGCTGGAGCGCTGGCGCGATCTGCGCGACGAGATCCACCGGGACGTCTGCGAGAAGGGCTACGACAAGGAGCGGAACACGTTCACGCAGTCGTACGGCTCCCAGGAGCTGGACGCCTCGCTGCTGCTGATCCCGCAGATGGGCTTCCTGCCGCCGGACGACAAGCGGGTCATCGGCACGATCGAGGCGATCCAGCGCGAGCTGTCCACGGAGGACGGTTTCGTGCTGCGCTACCCGACGGCCGGGGACGAGGCCGGCGTCGACGGCCTGGAGGGCGACGAGGGCGCGTTCCTCGCCTGTTCCTTCTGGCTGGCGGACGACCTGGCGATGATCGGCCGGGTCGACGAGGCGCGCACGCTCTTCGAGCGGCTGCTCGCGCTCCGCAACGACCTCGGGCTGCTCGCCGAGGAGTGGGACCCGAGGCTCCAGCGGCAGGTGGGGAACTTCCCGCAGGCCTTCAGTCACGTCCCGCTGATCGACACGGCGCTGCGGCTGACGGCGAGCGGGGCGTACGGCGGCTAGCGGGGCGTACGGCGGCAGCCGGGCGTACGGCGGCTGAGGGGCGCCCGTGGGGGCCCGGACCTACGATGAAAGGGTCCTGTCGCCCCTCTCGAAAGGGGGGCTCCCATGGCTCCCCACATCTCCGAAAGCGCCCTCGCCGGGCTCGTCGACGACCTGGCCGGTGAGGTGATCATCCCCGGCGGTCCGGACTACGACGAGGCGCGTGCCCTGCACAACGGCATGATCGACCGGCGTCCGTCGGTGATCGCCCAGTGCGCCACCCAGGCCGACGTGTCCAACGCGATCCTGTTCGGCCGCGAGGCCGGTCTGCCGATCGCGGTGCGCGGCGGCGGCCACAGCGTCGCCGGGACCTCCATGATCGACGGCGCGCTGATCGTCGACCTCCGCCGGATGCACGGCGTCGTCGTGGACCCGGAGGACATGACGGTCCGGATCGAGGGCGGGGCCCTCATGAGCCACCTGGACCACGCCTGCCAGCCGTTCCACGTGGCGACCACCGGCGGGCGGGTGTCCACCACCGGCGTCGGCGGCTTCACGCTGGGCGGCGGATCGGGCTGGCTGGAGCGGAAGTTCGGTCTCGCCAGCGACAATCTGCTGGCCGCGGACCTGATCACCGCCGAGGGCAAGCACGTCCACACGGACGCGGAGGAGA
The DNA window shown above is from Streptomyces vietnamensis and carries:
- a CDS encoding CTP synthase, translated to MPPNTTTTKHIFVTGGVASSLGKGLTASSLGALLKARGLRVTMQKLDPYLNVDPGTMNPFQHGEVFVTNDGAETDLDIGHYERFLDVDLDGSANVTTGQVYSQVIAKERRGEYLGDTVQVIPHITNEIKGRIRRMATDDVDVVITEVGGTVGDIESLPFLETVRQVRHEVGRDNVFVVHISLLPYIGPSGELKTKPTQHSVAALRNIGIQPDAIVLRADREVPTAIKRKISLMCDVDEAAVVAAIDAPSIYDIPKVLHTEGLDAYVVRKLDLPFRDVDWTVWEDLLDRVHNPEHEVTVALVGKYIDLPDAYLSVTEAMRAGGFANKARVKVKWVTSDDCKTPAGAAKQLGDVDGILIPGGFGDRGVSGKVGAIQYARENKVPLLGICLGLQCIVIEAARNLADIPEANSTEFDPATAHPVVSTMEEQLAYVEGAGDLGGTMRLGLYPAKLAEGSVVRETYAGEPYVEERHRHRYEVNNAYRAELEKKAGLVFSGTSPDNKLVEFVEYPKDVHPYLVATQAHPELKSRPTRPHPLFAGLVKAAVERKTGK
- a CDS encoding glycoside hydrolase family 15 protein, with translation MAGRIEDYALIGDMQTAALVCRDGSVDWLCLPRFDSHAVFAGLLGTEEHGFWRVGPAGPADAEPAPADRRRYRGDSLILESEWDTPRGTVRVTDFMPPRDGAPQLIRIVEGISGRVRMRSSLRMRFSYGRIVPWVHKVGERTVAVAGPDSVWLDADAETHGKDLTTYSEFMVTPGERITFTLSWQPSHKEPPALPDPEGALEATADFWSEWVEHCTYHGPYREAVIRSLITLKALTYAPTGGIVAAPTTSLPEEIGGVRNWDYRYTWLRDAAITLSSLLRTGYREEARAWREWLLRAVAGDPENLQIMYGIAGERELGEQELDWLPGYENSGPVRVGNGAAGQLQLDVYGEVTEALHLGHMTGLSRNDYASLLQIKLINYLEKHWDQPDEGIWEVRGPRRHFVHSKVMAWVAVDRTIKLIESGDADGPLERWRDLRDEIHRDVCEKGYDKERNTFTQSYGSQELDASLLLIPQMGFLPPDDKRVIGTIEAIQRELSTEDGFVLRYPTAGDEAGVDGLEGDEGAFLACSFWLADDLAMIGRVDEARTLFERLLALRNDLGLLAEEWDPRLQRQVGNFPQAFSHVPLIDTALRLTASGAYGG